In the genome of bacterium, the window GCGCAACCGCGTCGGCGGCGCGGCCGGCCTCGACGCCCGCCTGCACGTACGCGATGCCGTCGGCCAGCGTGAAGGCCAGCTCCTGGACCGCGGTCGCCCCGGCTTCACGGATGTGGTAGCCGCTGATGCTGATCGTGTTCCAGCGCGGAAGCTCGCGGGTGCCGTAGACGATGATGTCCCGGACGAGCTTCATGCTCGGCCGCGGCGGGACGATCCATTCCTTCTGCGCGATGAATTCCTTGAGGATGTCGGTCTGGGTCGTGCCGCCGAGCGACGCGGGGTCGCGCCCGCGGGCGGTCGCGACGGCGACGTACATCGCGAGCAGGACGTTCGCCGGTCCGTTGATCGTCATCGAGGTGGTGATCCGGTCGAGCGGCAGATCGCGCAGCAGGACGTCCATGTCGTCCACGCTGTCGATCGCGACGCCTTCCCGGCCCACCTCGCCGGTCGAGCGGGGGTGATCGGAATCGTAGCCCATGAGCGTCGGCATGTCGAACGCCACGGAAAGGCCGGTCTGGCCCTGGCGCAGGAGATAGTGAAACCGCGCGTTGGTGTCCTCGGCCGAGCCGAATCCCGCGAACATCCGCATCGTCCACAGGCGGCCGCGGTACATGGTCGCGTGGATGCCGCGGGTGAACGGAAACTCGCCGGGCGGGCCGAGGTCCCGCGCCGGATCGTCCGCGGCGAGATCGTCCGGCGTGTAGAGCCGCTTGATCTCGAGATCCGAGATCGTGCTGAACCGGGCGGCGCGTTCGCGCGGTTCCATCAGCCGCTCATGCGCCGCCCGCGCTCTGCGCGCCCTTGAGGCGGCCCACTTCGTCGGTCAGCAGCGGGATGATCTCAAACAGATCTCCCACCACGCCGTAGGTCGCGATGCCGAAGATCGGCGCCTCGGGATCCTTGTTGATCGCGACGATATACCGCGATCCCGACATGCCGGCGAGGTGCTGCGGGGCCCCGGAAATGCCGCAGGCGATGTACAGCTGCGGATTGACGGTCTTGCCGGTCTGGCCGATCTCATAGTCGTGCGGTACCCACCCGGAGTCCACCGGCGGACGGCTGGAGCCGACGGCCGCGCCGAGCACGCGGGCCAGCCGGTCCAGCAGCGCGAAGTGCTCGGGACCGCGCAGCCCCCGCCCTCCCGAAACGATGATATCGGCCTCCGTCAGCGGGACGGTCTCCCGCGTGATCGCGGAGACCTCCCGTACGCGCGTGCGGATCGACTCCGGATCGACGGTCACCGGCAGCGTCGCGACCTCGGCAGAGCGCCCCGTCTCGGCGGCCGCCGGCGGGTAGACGTTCGGCAGCACGACGGCGATTCGGATCGCATCGTCGCGGAAGGCCACACGCGCGATGGCCTTGCGGGTCATCGTCGGCCGCGTGGCCACCACCCGGCCGTCCTCGACCGCGACCGAGGCGCAGTCGGTGATGAGGCCGGCGCCGAGCCGCGCCGCGAGCCGCGGCGCGAGATCCCGGCCCGCCGCCGTGCTTCCGAGCAGCACCAGCCCCGGTGAGGCGGCGGCCAGGGCGGTCGCGACCACCTGCGCGTGCGCCTCCGTGGTATACGGCTCGAGGACGTCCGCGTCGGCGACGTGGACCGCGTCGGCGCCGTGGGCGCCGAGGTCCGCGGCCATCGCGGCGATCCCCTTCCCCGCGACGACGGCGTGCACGCGGCCGCCGGTCTTGCCGGCCAAGGTGCGGGCCAGGCCGAGTAGCTCAAGCGTGATCTTTCGCGGCCGGCCCCCGGCATGTTCGGCCAGCACCCACACGTCGCCCGTCATCGGACCCGATGCCCCGGCGCCGGCGAGGCGACGGCCCTCATAGGACCTTGGCCTCGTCGCGCAGCGCCCGTACGAGTTCGCGCACGACAGCCGCTGGTTCGCCCTCAAGGCGCCGCCCGGCCTGACGTTTCGGCGGCGGGGTCAGGCCGAGCAGCTCGACGTGCGGCGTGAGGGCGCCGGCGGGGAGGCCGAGCTCGCCGAGGGCGCGGACGGTAACCGGCGTGCGTTTGGCCCGCATGATGCCGGGCAGCGAGGGATACCTCGGCTCGTTGATTCCGCGTTCCACGGTGATGACGGCCGGCAGCTTCACCTCGAGGACTTCTACGGCGCCCTCCACTTCCCGGTGCGCCGTGGCGGTCCCCTCCCCCAACTCCAGTTTCGTGACGGACGTCGCCTGGGCGAGGTCGAGAAATTCCGCGATCGCCGGCCCGACGACGGCGGCGTTGTCGTCGGTCGCGAGCTTCCCGCACAACACGAGGTCGTACGGAAGCATCTTGATCGCCGCGGCCAGGACCCGCGCCGTGCCGAGGTGGTCGAGGCCGGCGAGCGCCTCGTCCTGGATGTGGACCGCGGCATCGGCGCCCATGGCGAGGCCCGCCCGCAACCCCTCGGCCGCCCGGGGCGGTCCCGCCGCAAGCAGCGTGACGGTCCCGCCCCGGCGCTCTTTGATCCGCAGCGCCTCTTCGACCCCGTGCTCGTCGTAGAAGTTGAGCACGAAATTGAGGCCGCTCTCGTCGATGCCCAGACCGTCGGCGCGAATGCGCACCTGCGCTTCGGTGTCGGGTACGTGCTTCACGCACACCACGATATTCATGCTCGATCCGCGGTGCCGAGGACGTGCCGCGCGATCACCAGCCGCTGGATCTCGGACGTACCTTCGTACAACTCGGTGATCTTGGCGTCCCGAAAATGCCGCTCCACCGGGTAA includes:
- a CDS encoding methylmalonyl-CoA mutase family protein, whose protein sequence is MEPRERAARFSTISDLEIKRLYTPDDLAADDPARDLGPPGEFPFTRGIHATMYRGRLWTMRMFAGFGSAEDTNARFHYLLRQGQTGLSVAFDMPTLMGYDSDHPRSTGEVGREGVAIDSVDDMDVLLRDLPLDRITTSMTINGPANVLLAMYVAVATARGRDPASLGGTTQTDILKEFIAQKEWIVPPRPSMKLVRDIIVYGTRELPRWNTISISGYHIREAGATAVQELAFTLADGIAYVQAGVEAGRAADAVA
- a CDS encoding electron transfer flavoprotein subunit alpha/FixB family protein produces the protein MTGDVWVLAEHAGGRPRKITLELLGLARTLAGKTGGRVHAVVAGKGIAAMAADLGAHGADAVHVADADVLEPYTTEAHAQVVATALAAASPGLVLLGSTAAGRDLAPRLAARLGAGLITDCASVAVEDGRVVATRPTMTRKAIARVAFRDDAIRIAVVLPNVYPPAAAETGRSAEVATLPVTVDPESIRTRVREVSAITRETVPLTEADIIVSGGRGLRGPEHFALLDRLARVLGAAVGSSRPPVDSGWVPHDYEIGQTGKTVNPQLYIACGISGAPQHLAGMSGSRYIVAINKDPEAPIFGIATYGVVGDLFEIIPLLTDEVGRLKGAQSAGGA
- a CDS encoding electron transfer flavoprotein subunit beta/FixA family protein, which gives rise to MNIVVCVKHVPDTEAQVRIRADGLGIDESGLNFVLNFYDEHGVEEALRIKERRGGTVTLLAAGPPRAAEGLRAGLAMGADAAVHIQDEALAGLDHLGTARVLAAAIKMLPYDLVLCGKLATDDNAAVVGPAIAEFLDLAQATSVTKLELGEGTATAHREVEGAVEVLEVKLPAVITVERGINEPRYPSLPGIMRAKRTPVTVRALGELGLPAGALTPHVELLGLTPPPKRQAGRRLEGEPAAVVRELVRALRDEAKVL